The following are encoded in a window of Castanea sativa cultivar Marrone di Chiusa Pesio chromosome 9, ASM4071231v1 genomic DNA:
- the LOC142608956 gene encoding uncharacterized protein LOC142608956, which translates to MTLVLRYGNKKGIIIEWILGIVHVASTTTLSIKYAIECLLCKHNLSLSKLRGQGYNGASNMQGDINGLKTLILKENKSTFYVHCFAYQLQLTLVAITKIHINIAEFFYVVSNLEIVVGGSCKRHDAQLSKIKEKIENGVRRSGQSLSQETNLKRLGDTNWGSYCGTILNLILIFSVVVDALEIIEENGLCDQKVEA; encoded by the coding sequence ATGACCCTCGTTCTCCGTTATGGGAACAAAAAAGGAATTATTATAGAGTGGATCCTTGGTATTGTACATGTAGCAAGTACCACCACTTTGTCAATCAAATATGCTATTGAATGTTTACTTTGtaaacataatttgagtttatcgaAACTACGTGGGCAAGGTTATAACGGGGCTAGTAATATGCAAGGTGATATCAATggtctcaaaactttaattttgaaagagaataagtcAACATTTTATGTCCATTGTTTTGCTTATCAACTTCAATTGACTCTTGTTGCCATTACTAAAATTCACATTAACattgctgaatttttttatgtggttagtAATTTAGAAATTGTTGTTGGAGGCTCTTGTAAGAGACATGATGCACAATTatccaaaattaaagaaaaaatagaaaatggtgTACGTAGAAGTGGGCAAAGTTTGAGTCAAGAGACAAATCTTAAACGTCTTGGTGATACAAATTGGGGATCATATTGTGGGACtattctcaacttgattttgatattCTCTGTTGTTGTTGATGCACTTGAGATTATTGAAGAAAATGGCCTCTGCgaccaaaaagttgaagctTGA